The following DNA comes from Gemmatimonadota bacterium.
CCACGCCCGGGGCCCGCGGCGGCGCGGCCCCGGCAGCGGCGGGACGGGCGGCTGGTCGGGAGCGCAGACGCACGAACTCCGCCGCCACGCGGCGGGCCAGCTCCTCCGCCGCCGTGCGGTTCATCTCGTCTCCGCGGGCAAGAAGTCGATCCGATCCACCACGCCCACGATCACGGCCTGAACGGGCGAGTCCTCATCGGCCAGCACGATGCGTGCGGAACCGCCCTCCCGCATGACCAGCACCGTATCGCCCACGCCGGCATCCACCACGTCCAGCGCAATGAGGTCGCCGCCTTCCGCTTCGCCCTCGAGCGTCAGCGGCTGGACCAGCAGGAGCTTCTGGCCTATGAGGTGCTCGTTCTTGTGCGTCGAGATCACCTCGCCCACCACCCTGCACAGAGTCACGATTCCTCCTCCAGCCGCAGGCGGTCGACAAAGCCGATGATCGAGGCGTCCACCGGCACCATGCGGTGCACCAGCGGTATGGTCGCTTCCCGCGCCGTGACGTAGAACACCAGCTCGCCGGGCCCCGAACCGATCGTGTCCAGCGCCACCAGCGGCTTGCCTCGCGGCCGCCCAAACCGATCCACCGGCTCGACCCACTGGAGCGTGGCCGTTCCCAGCCCCGGGCTCTTCACCGTGACCACCACCCTGCCAATGATACGGGCCAGGTTCATCCCCTCCTCCGGGGCACGCCGCACCCCACCTCCCCCACACCGCCCCGACGGGCGGAGGGGGGGACACGGAGACGCGGCGACGCCGCCCCACCGCCGCGGCTTCGCGCCCGCCCCCGCGGCGGCGGCGGGACCGGGGGCTCGCCCCGTCTCCGCGTCGCCCCGTCTCCTCGTCGGGGCAGCGGGGCGGGAAGGCGGCTCACCACCACCCCCGGTGCTCGAGCTCCCAGGGGCTCAGCCGCACCTTGCGCCTCTTGGCTCGCACCAGCCGCTCGTTCTCGAAGATCTTGACCAGCGCCACGCCCGCGACGAACCCGCCCACGTGCGCCCAGAAGGCAATGCCCCCGCCCGCCGTCGGCATGGTGGCGCCGGAAAGCACCTGGATCACGATCCAGAGGCCCAGCACCAGCCAGGCAGGGATGGGAATGATACGGACGAAGGGGAAAAAGAAAAAGAGAGTGTGGATCCGGATGCGCGGGTAGAGCAGCAGGTAGGCGCCCATGATGCCGCTGATCGCGCCCGAAGCACCTACCGTGGGCACCGGCGAATCGGCGGCCGCCCAGATGTGCGCGGCCGCGGCCGCCAAACCCACAACCAGGTAGAACAGCCCATAACGCAGGTGCCCCATCGAATCTTCCACGTTGTTGCCGAAGAGCCAGAGAAACCACATGTTGCCGATCAGGTGCAGCCAACTGCCATGCAGGAACATGCTGGTCAGCACGGCCTCCCACTCGAGGCCGCCGAAACGGCAGACCACGCCCGCCGCCAGCTCGATGCCGCCAAACGCACCCGTCTGGCCCGTCACCTCGGCCGGGATCATCCCGTAGCGGCAGACGGACTCGTTCAGCAAGGAGAAGGACAGCCCGGCTCCCTGCAGGTAGACCCAGGCGCCGACGTTGACCACGATCAGGCCGATCGTGAACAGAGGCGTCAGCTCGGTCGGGTTCTCGTCGCGCAATGGGAACAAGCGGCGCTCCTGCGCAATGGGGCGGGCAAGGGCCGGCAGAATAGGCGGCGCGGGGGCGCGGTGTCAATCGAGAGAAGGCGGTCCGCCGTCCCACCGCGCCCGCCCTGCCGGCTCGGGCACCGGCCCGCACCGCTGCCACGCTGGCAGGCAAGAGCCCGGTTTGCGCCTAACTGGCGCGAAAACCTGCGCCGCGCCTGGCATGGCCGTTGCACCGGCAGGCGGGCCTCGCACTGTCGCGAATCACCAGAGGAGAAGACATGGCCAGCAAAGTCATTGGCATTGATCTGGGCACCACCAACTCCGTGGTGGCCGTCATGGAGGGCGGCGACCCGGTGGTCATTCCGAACGCGGAAGGTGGCCGCACGACCCCGTCGGTAGTGGCGTTCACGCGGGACGCGGAGCGGCTGGTGGGCCAGGTCGCGCGGCGCCAGGCCATCACGAACCCGAAGAACACGGTTTTTTCGATCAAGCGGTTCATGGGCCGGCGCTGCTCGGAGGTGGAGGCGGAGCGCAAGCGCGTGCCGTACGAGGTGCGTTGCGATGCCGAGGACCGGGTGCAGGGCCACTTCCCGTTTGCGGACAAGACGTTCTCGCGGCCCGTGTTCTCGGCCAAGTTCCTGCAGTTGATGAAGCAAACGGCCGAGGATTACCTGGGC
Coding sequences within:
- a CDS encoding EutN/CcmL family microcompartment protein, with amino-acid sequence MTLCRVVGEVISTHKNEHLIGQKLLLVQPLTLEGEAEGGDLIALDVVDAGVGDTVLVMREGGSARIVLADEDSPVQAVIVGVVDRIDFLPAETR
- a CDS encoding EutN/CcmL family microcompartment protein encodes the protein MNLARIIGRVVVTVKSPGLGTATLQWVEPVDRFGRPRGKPLVALDTIGSGPGELVFYVTAREATIPLVHRMVPVDASIIGFVDRLRLEEES
- a CDS encoding rhomboid family intramembrane serine protease produces the protein MFPLRDENPTELTPLFTIGLIVVNVGAWVYLQGAGLSFSLLNESVCRYGMIPAEVTGQTGAFGGIELAAGVVCRFGGLEWEAVLTSMFLHGSWLHLIGNMWFLWLFGNNVEDSMGHLRYGLFYLVVGLAAAAAHIWAAADSPVPTVGASGAISGIMGAYLLLYPRIRIHTLFFFFPFVRIIPIPAWLVLGLWIVIQVLSGATMPTAGGGIAFWAHVGGFVAGVALVKIFENERLVRAKRRKVRLSPWELEHRGWW
- a CDS encoding Hsp70 family protein, whose product is MASKVIGIDLGTTNSVVAVMEGGDPVVIPNAEGGRTTPSVVAFTRDAERLVGQVARRQAITNPKNTVFSIKRFMGRRCSEVEAERKRVPYEVRCDAEDRVQGHFPFADKTFSRPVFSAKFLQLMKQTAEDYLG